Proteins co-encoded in one Desulfitobacterium hafniense DCB-2 genomic window:
- a CDS encoding NADH-quinone oxidoreductase subunit D has product MTDLYNEGTEELLLNMGPQHPSMHGVFRMVVRLQGETVTGIEPKIGYLHRGLEKIAESRTYPQFIPYTDRLDYLASPHNNLAYVQTVEKLMGLEIPERAEYLRIILAELARFASHQVFIASAALDMAGWTAWGYPFRDRERILDLFEMMSGSRLTVNCMRIGGVSAEPPAEFWPALESFLDDMPEKLEEYFNIYMGNEIAQARMKKVGILSKEVAENLCITGPALRASGVQYDVRKAEPYGIYDRFDFEVPVLYGCDTYDRNLIRFMEMNESLKIIRQAVRDIPEGPIMAKVPKIIKPPAGEVYHRVENPKGELGFYIVSNGTPKPERVKIRAGAFVNLQCLNEIGVGTYIQDLIASFASLDAVLGEVDK; this is encoded by the coding sequence ATGACTGATTTATACAATGAAGGAACGGAAGAACTCCTTTTAAACATGGGCCCTCAACATCCGAGTATGCACGGCGTATTTCGTATGGTGGTTCGTCTACAAGGAGAAACAGTAACCGGAATTGAACCCAAAATCGGCTATCTGCACCGCGGATTGGAAAAGATCGCAGAAAGCCGTACCTATCCGCAATTTATTCCTTATACCGATCGTTTGGATTATCTTGCTTCACCTCATAATAATCTGGCTTATGTCCAAACTGTGGAAAAATTGATGGGCCTGGAGATTCCCGAGAGAGCGGAATACCTTAGAATTATCTTAGCTGAACTGGCCCGCTTCGCCAGCCACCAAGTGTTCATTGCCAGCGCCGCCTTGGATATGGCAGGATGGACGGCTTGGGGATATCCTTTCCGGGATCGGGAGAGAATTCTTGATCTGTTTGAAATGATGTCAGGCAGCCGTTTGACCGTGAATTGCATGCGCATCGGCGGCGTCAGCGCAGAACCTCCCGCAGAATTCTGGCCTGCTTTGGAATCCTTCCTGGACGATATGCCCGAGAAATTGGAAGAGTATTTCAATATCTATATGGGCAATGAGATTGCTCAGGCGCGGATGAAGAAGGTAGGGATCCTCTCCAAAGAGGTTGCGGAAAACCTTTGCATCACAGGTCCGGCTTTACGGGCCTCCGGCGTTCAGTATGACGTTCGGAAAGCTGAGCCTTACGGGATTTATGATCGTTTTGATTTTGAAGTTCCTGTGCTTTACGGCTGTGATACCTATGATCGCAATCTGATCCGTTTCATGGAGATGAACGAAAGCCTTAAGATCATTCGTCAAGCGGTGAGGGATATCCCTGAGGGCCCGATTATGGCGAAGGTGCCTAAAATTATTAAACCACCGGCCGGTGAAGTGTATCATCGTGTGGAAAACCCCAAAGGCGAACTCGGTTTCTATATCGTCAGCAACGGAACGCCGAAACCTGAGCGGGTTAAGATTCGGGCCGGTGCCTTCGTCAATCTTCAATGCTTAAATGAAATCGGTGTGGGCACCTATATCCAGGATCTTATCGCAAGCTTTGCATCCTTGGATGCAGTGCTCGGTGAAGTGGATAAGTAA
- a CDS encoding NADH-quinone oxidoreductase subunit C — translation MGNNELLKKRVDELASRVSGTVEEILDTLVLTVKAPYITETLTAVKSFGEVPCDFLHDIGGVDKLDHFQVVYQLTSLRGPQKLRVKAIVDRDNPVIDSVTRIWAGADFMEREAYDMFGIQFKGHPNLKRIYMWDDFEGFPLRKDYVTEPAEVRNVMRVRREDD, via the coding sequence ATGGGAAATAATGAATTATTAAAAAAACGTGTGGATGAGTTAGCATCCCGCGTCAGCGGAACTGTTGAAGAGATTCTTGACACCTTAGTGCTTACCGTCAAGGCGCCTTATATTACGGAAACTTTGACTGCGGTTAAAAGCTTCGGAGAAGTGCCTTGTGACTTTCTCCACGACATTGGGGGCGTGGATAAGCTGGATCATTTCCAAGTGGTCTATCAATTGACAAGCTTGCGCGGACCCCAAAAGCTGAGAGTCAAAGCGATTGTCGACCGCGACAACCCGGTGATTGATTCCGTAACCCGTATTTGGGCAGGTGCCGATTTCATGGAACGGGAAGCCTATGATATGTTTGGTATTCAATTCAAAGGACATCCCAATCTGAAACGGATTTATATGTGGGATGACTTCGAAGGGTTCCCGCTGCGCAAAGATTATGTCACAGAGCCTGCAGAAGTTCGAAATGTTATGCGTGTGCGCAGGGAAGATGATTAA
- a CDS encoding NuoB/complex I 20 kDa subunit family protein: MDVAKEKELREAEALMEKNVLLTSIDKVLNWGRGHSFWPVTFGLACCAIEMMAAGGPRVDISRFGYEVFRASPRHADVMIVAGTCTRKMAPLLRMIYDQMPEPKWVIAMGSCASAGGPFADSYSMLTGVDKIVPVDVYIPGCPPRPESLVYGLLQLQHKVNHPDKVRLLKHGK; this comes from the coding sequence GTGGATGTAGCAAAAGAGAAAGAACTCCGCGAAGCCGAAGCTCTTATGGAAAAAAATGTGCTGCTCACCAGTATTGATAAAGTTCTCAACTGGGGTCGGGGGCATTCTTTTTGGCCGGTAACCTTCGGTTTAGCTTGCTGTGCTATCGAAATGATGGCTGCAGGTGGTCCGCGTGTTGACATCTCTCGTTTTGGGTATGAGGTCTTCCGGGCGTCACCTCGCCATGCCGATGTCATGATTGTCGCTGGAACATGTACTCGCAAAATGGCTCCTCTGCTGCGGATGATTTACGACCAGATGCCTGAGCCGAAATGGGTTATTGCTATGGGCAGCTGTGCCAGTGCAGGCGGCCCTTTTGCGGATTCCTATTCCATGTTGACAGGTGTGGACAAAATAGTCCCCGTCGATGTCTATATTCCCGGCTGCCCTCCACGGCCGGAATCCTTAGTATATGGGTTGCTTCAACTTCAACATAAAGTGAATCACCCAGATAAGGTGAGGTTATTGAAACATGGGAAATAA
- a CDS encoding NADH-quinone oxidoreductase subunit A: MSDNFAAVGIALVVAIAINLIMMLMPKLLAPKKPVPEKLTPYEGGNQTIGRTWLGFKSNYFLYALVFTAFDVETVFLFPWALSFRQLGTFAFIEMFVFIVILLVGFWYAWKEGALEWM, encoded by the coding sequence ATGTCTGATAATTTTGCTGCTGTGGGGATTGCTCTTGTGGTGGCAATTGCCATCAACTTAATTATGATGTTGATGCCAAAACTCTTAGCTCCGAAAAAACCGGTTCCTGAAAAGTTAACACCCTATGAAGGTGGTAACCAAACCATTGGACGTACTTGGTTAGGCTTCAAAAGCAATTATTTTCTTTATGCCCTTGTTTTTACGGCCTTTGACGTAGAAACGGTATTCCTGTTTCCGTGGGCGTTGTCGTTCCGCCAACTGGGAACCTTCGCTTTTATTGAAATGTTCGTATTCATTGTCATTCTTTTAGTTGGTTTCTGGTATGCTTGGAAGGAAGGTGCATTAGAGTGGATGTAG